In Pristiophorus japonicus isolate sPriJap1 unplaced genomic scaffold, sPriJap1.hap1 HAP1_SCAFFOLD_190, whole genome shotgun sequence, one genomic interval encodes:
- the LOC139243886 gene encoding zinc finger protein 135-like — protein MEKPWKCGDCGKGFRSPSQLETHRRSHTGERPFTCPVCGKGFPSASSLLRHQRVHSGEKPFKCSDCGNSFKTSPELIQHQRVHTGERPFSCSQCGKRFRHSSHLAVHQHFHTGEKPFTCSVCGKGFTQSSKLTEHQRLHTGERPFTCSVCGKGFSRSSDLLTHQRVHTGERPFTCCVCGKGFTQSSNLLKHQRLHYGERPFTCSVCGKGFTQSSHLLTHQRVHTGERPFSCSHCGMRFGQSSTLTEHQLVHTGERPFKCSDCEKSFKRTRDLLTHQRTHTGERPFTCSVCEKGFTRTCDLLTHQRIHTGERPFNCSVCGKRFTQFTNLASHQLVHTGERPFKCSDCEKSFKCTRDLLSHQRTHTGQRPFTCSVCGKGFIRSSHLLTHQRVHM, from the exons atggagaaaccgtggaaatgtggggactgtgggaagggattccgttccccgtcccagctggaaactcatcgacgcagtcacaccggggagaggccgttcacctgccccgtgtgtgggaagggattcccttcggcatccagcctgctgagacaccagcgagttcactctggggagaaaccatttaaatgctctgactgtgggaacagcTTTAAAACCTCACCGGAACTAATacaacaccagcgggttcacactggggagagaccattcagctGCTCTCAATGCGGGAAGAGATTCAGGCACTCATCCCACCTCGCTGTACACCAGCATTTTCACACCGGGGAGAAGCCGtttacctgctctgtgtgtgggaagggattcactcaatcgtccaaactcactgaacaccagcgacttcacactggggagagaccgttcacctgctctgtgtgtgggaagggattcagtcggtcatccgacctgctgacacaccagcgagttcacactggggagaggccgttcacctgctgtgtgtgtgggaagggcttcactcagtcatccaacctgctgaaacaccagcgacttCACTA tggggagaggccattcacctgctcagtgtgtgggaagggattcactcagtcatcccacctgctgacacaccagcgagttcatactggggagagaccgttcagttGCTCTCACTGTGGGATGAGATTCGGGCAGTCATCcaccctcactgaacaccagcttgttcacactggtgagaggccttttaaatgttctgactgtgagaagagctttaaacgcACAAgggatctgctgacacaccaacgtactcacaccggggagaggccgttcacctgctccgtgtgtgagaagggattcactcggacatgcgacctgctgacacaccagagaattcacactggggagagaccattcaactgctctgtgtgtgggaagagattcactcagttcacCAACCTTGcttcacaccaacttgttcacactggtgagagaccttttaaatgttctgactgtgagaagagctttaaatgcACAAGGGATCTGCTGAGCCACCAACGTACTCACACCgggcagaggccgttcacctgctccgtgtgtgggaagggattcattcggtcatcccacctgctgacacaccagcgagttcacatgtga